A window of Bacillota bacterium contains these coding sequences:
- a CDS encoding EAL domain-containing protein has protein sequence MPIPGRVLKPAGRKTQPANVGSEARRIILWYLIIGSLWILISDHLVLFFFTEAEHIKWAQSYKGWFYVATTALIFYFIVNKRISLYRDVVIQQTRMADEMYLLAYYDSITGLPNRAMLKEQLREAISAGGEDLRFAFVVIDIDDFKHINDTKGHTVGDTFLRQLAETLLREVRAPHLVARLEADEFAVVLMGMEDGPQLVAELEHLRRELQRTWRLNNESFVLTVSMGVAIYPLHGRDYPTLVQNASTAMHHVKGNGKDGFSVFDPEMRAKSIRYLVMQEQLNLALRNGEFTLYYQPQIDLKTGYVRGVEALTRWQHPVRGNIPAGEFIPFAEETNYIGNIGEWAIASAFAQKQQWESQGYNDIKIAINVSGSNLTEAAVVRCIRDNIRKYPVDYSGIEIEVTETTVIENIESAIVALQQLKEMGISIALDDFGTGYSSLTYLQRLPIDIVKIDREFISRVSSDSEEAHILKTIIQLAHKLGLKVVAEGVETKEQLALLRKYKCDYGQGYFFARPIAAGDLPQYFAKNFYSQLPS, from the coding sequence TTGCCGATTCCAGGCAGGGTCTTAAAGCCGGCGGGGAGGAAAACCCAGCCGGCAAATGTTGGAAGTGAAGCTCGTAGGATCATTCTTTGGTATCTGATCATCGGCTCACTTTGGATTCTCATCTCCGATCATTTAGTTCTTTTTTTCTTCACCGAAGCGGAGCATATCAAATGGGCCCAATCCTATAAGGGCTGGTTCTATGTCGCTACCACCGCACTGATTTTCTATTTTATCGTTAACAAACGAATCTCACTGTATCGGGACGTGGTGATTCAGCAAACTCGAATGGCCGACGAGATGTACTTATTAGCCTATTATGATAGCATTACTGGACTGCCTAACCGAGCGATGCTGAAGGAGCAATTGCGGGAAGCAATCTCTGCCGGCGGCGAGGACCTCCGGTTCGCCTTTGTAGTCATTGACATCGATGACTTTAAGCACATCAACGATACCAAGGGGCATACCGTTGGGGATACTTTCCTGCGGCAGCTAGCGGAAACCCTGCTTCGGGAAGTCCGGGCTCCCCATCTAGTGGCGAGACTTGAGGCCGATGAGTTTGCGGTTGTCTTGATGGGGATGGAGGATGGGCCGCAGCTGGTGGCGGAATTGGAGCACCTGCGCAGGGAACTGCAGCGAACTTGGCGCTTGAATAACGAGAGCTTTGTTCTCACGGTGAGCATGGGAGTGGCCATCTATCCCCTGCACGGAAGGGATTACCCAACCCTGGTTCAGAATGCCAGTACCGCCATGCACCATGTCAAAGGCAATGGCAAAGATGGGTTTAGTGTCTTTGATCCTGAGATGCGGGCCAAGAGTATCCGCTATCTGGTGATGCAGGAGCAGCTCAATTTAGCCCTTCGCAACGGGGAGTTTACTTTGTATTATCAGCCCCAGATAGACTTGAAAACCGGTTATGTTCGGGGAGTGGAAGCCCTCACCCGGTGGCAGCATCCCGTGAGGGGCAATATCCCCGCGGGGGAGTTCATTCCCTTTGCCGAAGAAACCAATTACATCGGGAATATCGGAGAGTGGGCCATCGCCAGTGCCTTTGCTCAAAAACAGCAGTGGGAGTCCCAGGGTTATAACGACATCAAGATTGCCATCAATGTGTCGGGAAGTAATTTAACGGAAGCCGCCGTGGTGCGCTGTATTCGAGACAATATACGGAAATACCCCGTGGATTATAGCGGCATAGAGATTGAAGTGACGGAAACCACCGTCATCGAAAACATTGAAAGCGCCATTGTTGCTCTGCAGCAGTTAAAGGAGATGGGGATTAGTATCGCCCTCGATGATTTTGGGACCGGTTATTCCTCCTTGACCTACTTGCAGAGACTGCCCATTGATATCGTGAAAATCGATCGGGAGTTCATCTCCCGGGTCAGCAGCGACAGCGAAGAAGCCCACATCCTCAAGACGATTATCCAATTGGCCCACAAACTGGGACTCAAAGTGGTGGCCGAAGGAGTGGAGACCAAGGAGCAATTGGCTCTGCTGCGGAAATACAAATGTGATTACGGCCAGGGGTATTTCTTTGCTCGCCCCATAGCCGCCGGGGATTTGCCCCAGTATTTTGCTAAGAATTTCTATAGTCAACTTCCATCGTAA
- a CDS encoding ABC transporter permease, which yields MLTQSLKETVYMVGISVALAELIGIPLGVILVITAKDGIAENPWLNRLLSAIVNIARSIPFIILLVAIIPFTRMVVGTSIGTAAATVPLTVAAIPFVARVVETALNEVDPGVVEAAASMGASTWQVITKVLLPEARPSLAAGVTLTTINLIGYSAMAGAVGGGGLGDLAIRYGYQRFRGDIMFLTVLVLVLLVQLLQMVGDIIVARLSHK from the coding sequence ATGTTGACTCAGTCGCTCAAGGAAACGGTATACATGGTGGGAATATCCGTGGCTTTGGCGGAGTTAATCGGAATTCCCCTGGGAGTGATCTTGGTGATTACCGCCAAGGATGGAATCGCTGAGAATCCCTGGCTCAATCGATTGCTATCGGCGATAGTGAATATTGCTAGATCCATCCCCTTCATTATCCTGTTAGTGGCAATTATTCCCTTTACTAGGATGGTTGTAGGTACCTCCATTGGCACGGCGGCAGCCACCGTCCCCCTCACTGTGGCAGCAATTCCCTTTGTTGCTCGGGTGGTTGAGACCGCTCTCAATGAAGTGGACCCTGGAGTAGTGGAGGCAGCGGCTTCAATGGGAGCCTCTACCTGGCAAGTGATTACCAAAGTGCTCTTGCCGGAAGCCCGCCCTTCCCTGGCAGCAGGGGTAACTCTAACAACGATTAACCTCATTGGTTATTCGGCAATGGCCGGTGCCGTCGGTGGTGGAGGCCTAGGTGACTTGGCAATTCGCTATGGCTACCAGCGCTTTCGCGGGGACATTATGTTTTTGACGGTGCTGGTGTTGGTGTTACTGGTGCAGCTGCTGCAAATGGTGGGGGATATCATCGTAGCTCGGCTCAGTCACAAATGA
- a CDS encoding CBS domain-containing protein, translating into MFVRDRMTANPVTTTEDTLVFDALKLMQETNVRRLPVVRKGRLVGIVTESELLRISPSPATSLSVFELNYLLSQLRVKDAMTKDVVTVSPDTTVEEAAILMRDNAVSGLPVLENDNLIGIITETNIFDAFVELMGIRRAGTRLTVSVVDRPGVIAALSSIIRDLGVNIISMATFFPTEEESHIVIRLSTKEPEPVVEALTAAGYDVVNVRILN; encoded by the coding sequence ATGTTTGTTAGAGACAGAATGACCGCCAACCCCGTAACGACCACCGAAGACACCCTCGTATTCGACGCCTTGAAGCTGATGCAGGAAACCAATGTCCGCCGCTTGCCAGTGGTAAGAAAGGGACGTCTGGTGGGAATCGTGACTGAATCAGAACTGCTGCGTATCTCCCCATCCCCGGCAACATCCTTAAGCGTATTTGAACTTAATTATCTTTTATCTCAGTTGCGGGTCAAGGACGCGATGACCAAAGACGTGGTCACCGTCAGCCCCGATACCACCGTTGAAGAAGCAGCCATCCTGATGCGGGATAATGCCGTCAGTGGACTGCCGGTATTGGAAAATGACAACCTGATCGGCATCATTACCGAAACCAACATCTTCGACGCCTTTGTCGAGCTAATGGGCATTCGGAGAGCGGGAACCCGCCTCACCGTCTCCGTTGTCGATCGCCCCGGTGTCATTGCCGCCCTAAGCAGCATTATCAGGGACCTGGGAGTAAACATCATCAGCATGGCCACCTTCTTCCCGACGGAAGAGGAAAGCCACATTGTGATTCGGCTGTCCACCAAGGAACCCGAGCCCGTAGTCGAAGCCCTCACCGCTGCGGGATATGACGTGGTCAATGTCCGCATCCTGAACTAG
- a CDS encoding methionine ABC transporter ATP-binding protein translates to MIQLKGLTKVFTDGKHRVTALQDVDLEIRAGEIFGIIGLSGAGKSTLVRCMNLLERPQQGEVFVDGVNMTALSKQELREARKQIGMIFQHFNLLSSRTVYGNVAFALEIAGKPKAEIRPRVLELLELVGLSDKVDAYPSELSGGQKQRVGIARALANDPKVLLCDEATSALDPETTQSVLNLLQDINRRMDLTIVIITHEMQVIKEICDRVAVIESGQIVELGSVLDVFTAPKTAIAKRLIRGVIDLKIPEELINSKGVNSSEGGSDGRILIKISFIGASAGKPVISTLVKECNVTANVLFGKIDHIRETPFGTLVVELTGEADDVQRALVVLREQGLEWEVLNGA, encoded by the coding sequence TTGATTCAACTTAAGGGCCTGACTAAGGTCTTTACAGATGGTAAGCACCGGGTGACGGCCTTACAGGACGTAGACCTGGAAATTAGGGCAGGGGAGATCTTCGGGATTATCGGTCTCAGTGGGGCCGGCAAGAGTACCCTAGTCCGTTGTATGAACTTACTGGAGCGGCCCCAGCAGGGTGAGGTTTTCGTCGATGGTGTTAATATGACCGCCCTGTCGAAGCAGGAGCTGCGGGAGGCCCGCAAGCAAATCGGGATGATCTTTCAGCACTTTAATTTACTTAGCTCCCGGACGGTCTACGGCAATGTGGCCTTTGCCTTGGAGATTGCCGGCAAGCCCAAGGCAGAAATCCGTCCCCGGGTCCTGGAGCTGTTGGAGCTGGTGGGGCTGTCGGATAAGGTCGACGCTTATCCGTCGGAGTTAAGCGGCGGGCAGAAACAGCGGGTGGGCATTGCCAGAGCCTTAGCCAACGACCCCAAGGTCCTGCTGTGCGACGAAGCCACTTCTGCCTTAGATCCTGAGACCACCCAATCGGTGCTGAATTTGCTGCAGGATATCAATCGGCGGATGGACTTGACCATCGTGATTATCACCCACGAGATGCAGGTGATCAAAGAAATCTGTGATCGGGTCGCGGTGATCGAATCCGGCCAAATCGTGGAGTTGGGGTCGGTGCTGGACGTATTTACTGCTCCCAAGACCGCGATTGCCAAGCGGTTGATTCGCGGCGTCATTGACTTGAAAATCCCCGAAGAATTGATCAACTCCAAGGGGGTTAACTCCTCGGAAGGTGGCAGCGATGGGCGGATCTTAATCAAGATCTCCTTTATCGGCGCCTCCGCTGGCAAACCGGTGATTTCTACCCTGGTAAAAGAATGCAATGTCACCGCCAACGTCCTCTTTGGTAAGATCGATCACATCAGGGAAACTCCCTTTGGCACTTTGGTGGTGGAGCTTACCGGCGAAGCCGACGACGTACAACGGGCCCTGGTAGTACTTCGGGAGCAGGGTTTGGAATGGGAGGTGCTCAACGGTGCTTAG
- a CDS encoding MetQ/NlpA family ABC transporter substrate-binding protein, whose amino-acid sequence MKTRVLTVLSLVALVFVVAIGAVSAAERVRVGATPVPHAEILEFIKPAMAERGYELEVVEFTDYVQPNLALNDGDLDANFFQHIPYLEDFAASHRLNITYNAKIHIEPMGAYTKQLQSIDDLKSGSTIAIPNDAVNGGRALLLLQSKGLIKLDPAAGITATVFDIVDNPLRLRFVELEAPQLPRSLDDVALAIINTNFALEANLVPTEDALFIEDSQSPYVNVIAVRQGDDREGIRVLAEVLQSDAVREFILNNYDGAVVPAF is encoded by the coding sequence GTGAAAACTAGAGTGTTGACAGTTCTCAGTTTGGTCGCATTAGTCTTTGTAGTTGCCATTGGTGCAGTCTCAGCCGCAGAAAGGGTTAGGGTGGGAGCCACTCCGGTACCCCATGCCGAGATCCTGGAGTTCATCAAACCTGCGATGGCTGAGCGGGGCTATGAGCTGGAGGTCGTGGAGTTTACCGACTATGTGCAGCCTAACCTAGCCCTTAATGATGGGGATCTGGATGCTAACTTCTTCCAACACATTCCCTATCTTGAGGATTTTGCTGCTAGCCACCGATTGAATATTACTTACAACGCCAAGATTCATATTGAGCCCATGGGCGCCTATACCAAGCAGCTGCAGAGCATTGATGATCTAAAATCCGGAAGCACCATTGCCATTCCCAACGACGCGGTCAACGGCGGGCGAGCCCTGCTGCTGTTGCAGAGTAAAGGGCTGATCAAGCTGGATCCGGCAGCTGGAATTACCGCTACCGTCTTTGATATTGTCGACAATCCCCTGCGGTTGCGGTTTGTCGAACTGGAGGCTCCTCAGCTTCCTCGGTCCCTGGATGATGTGGCCTTGGCCATTATCAACACCAACTTCGCCCTAGAGGCTAATTTGGTTCCCACAGAGGATGCTCTCTTCATCGAAGATAGTCAATCTCCCTACGTGAACGTAATTGCCGTCCGTCAGGGCGATGACCGTGAGGGAATTCGGGTTCTGGCTGAAGTACTGCAAAGCGATGCTGTGCGCGAGTTCATTCTCAACAACTATGACGGCGCTGTAGTTCCCGCTTTTTAA
- a CDS encoding isocitrate/isopropylmalate dehydrogenase family protein, whose protein sequence is MAYRITAIPGDGIGPEIMDAAIAAINATGVDIEWEIVQAGAKAIEEEGTPLPEAVLDSIRRNRIALKGPITTPIGKGFRSVNVALRQELDLFACVRPAKMYRGIHSRFENVDLCIIRENTEDLYAGVEFAPGSDGAKQIVAMSQGKIREDAAISIKPISATATRRIVEYAFAYAQRVGRKKVTAVAKANIMKYTDGLFYEIAREVAQEYAGKVAYDEILIDALCMRLVQDPENFDVLVMPNLYGDIVSDLCAGLVGGLGVAPGSNVGEKYAVFEPVHGSAPQLAGKNQANPTALILSGVLMLRHLNEFEAARRLEQAVARVLAEGRNVTADLKPGSSPDEAVGTKEMGEAIIAAIPR, encoded by the coding sequence ATGGCGTATAGAATTACTGCAATTCCCGGTGACGGCATTGGGCCAGAGATCATGGATGCGGCCATCGCTGCCATCAACGCCACCGGGGTAGACATTGAGTGGGAGATTGTTCAGGCCGGGGCTAAGGCGATAGAAGAGGAAGGCACGCCACTGCCCGAAGCAGTACTGGATTCTATCCGCCGCAACAGAATTGCCCTCAAAGGTCCCATCACTACACCCATTGGGAAGGGATTTCGCAGCGTCAATGTCGCCCTGCGACAGGAGCTAGATCTGTTTGCCTGTGTCCGTCCCGCCAAGATGTATCGGGGGATTCACAGTCGCTTTGAAAATGTTGATCTATGTATAATTCGGGAAAACACCGAGGATCTGTATGCCGGGGTTGAATTTGCTCCAGGCTCCGACGGGGCGAAGCAGATCGTGGCCATGAGCCAGGGGAAAATCAGGGAGGATGCGGCAATTTCCATCAAACCCATTTCCGCCACTGCCACCCGACGCATAGTGGAATATGCCTTTGCCTATGCACAGCGGGTTGGGCGCAAAAAGGTTACCGCGGTGGCCAAGGCCAATATCATGAAGTATACCGATGGGTTGTTCTATGAAATCGCCCGGGAGGTAGCCCAGGAATATGCCGGCAAGGTGGCCTACGATGAGATCCTAATCGATGCCCTGTGTATGCGTCTGGTACAGGATCCCGAAAACTTCGATGTTCTGGTGATGCCTAATCTGTATGGAGATATTGTGTCGGATCTGTGTGCTGGGCTAGTCGGAGGATTGGGTGTTGCCCCCGGCTCCAACGTGGGGGAGAAGTACGCGGTTTTTGAGCCAGTGCATGGTTCCGCACCTCAACTGGCTGGTAAGAATCAGGCTAATCCCACGGCTTTGATTCTTTCGGGGGTCTTGATGCTGCGCCATCTCAATGAATTTGAAGCCGCTCGCAGATTGGAGCAGGCCGTGGCTCGGGTACTGGCTGAGGGACGTAATGTTACCGCAGATCTAAAGCCCGGTAGTTCCCCAGATGAAGCCGTAGGCACCAAGGAGATGGGCGAGGCTATTATCGCGGCCATTCCTCGGTAG